GCCGCACCTGGGATGACGCGGAAGCCTATGACCGTCAGGCGGCCAAACTGGTGAACATGTTCTCGAGCAACTTCGAGCAGTATCTGCCATTCATCGACGAAGACGTGAAGAACGCCGCAATCGGTTAACTCGAACAAAGCCGCAGACTGCCAATGCAGCCTGCGGCCCAAATTTTAAGCAGCTCTGATCTGAACGTCTTCGACAGGCACAGGCATTTCGAGCACGAACCGCATTTCGGCCCTGTCCATATACCCGATGTAGCCTTCAATCGGCTTATCATTTTCCGGACGGTACCACCGAAGCGCCTGTGGCTGACAATGCAGGTATGCCTGCCGAACAGCGAACCCCTTGTTGGCGACAGTCTTTTCGATGAACGAGAATACATAGTCGGGGTCAAACCGGTTCATCGCCTGCCAGAACGCATTGCGGCCCAAAATGCTGGCCAGCCCCGTTCCCCTGAACTCTCCGGGTGCGCCGCCGATCCAGAATTCACCGTGATAACATGTCGTGCCGGTAATTTTTGAGACGCTTGGTCCTGCCCTGAATCGCGATCGCTGAAGATCAAGCTCAATGCCCGGTGGCGGGAAATCACGGAAGTTGAAGCGAAGGTAATCAGCAAGCGGCTTTTGGCCGGTGTCGATCATTCGCATCGCTTGCGTATGGATCACATCACCTTTGTCGCTGTAGCCGATGGTCCAAAATGCATTGGATTCGTTCAAATCATGCAGACTTGGATCGAAAGGAGCGCCAAGTATCTGATTCGGTCGTGCCTTTTCGAGAATTGCCCGATAGGCTTCAAAATCATTACCAAACGTCAAAGTAATGCCCAAATCTGACAACAATTGCGAACAATGTGCCGCAAATCGTGCCCCGTCGTCAAAGTTCAGTAGTGTCAACTTACCCGCCTCCAGAATGATGATTCACCCTAGAGTAGCGCACTTGTAGCGCTTTGGCTTGTTTTTTGCCGGTCTACCTGCGGTAGTCGACCTGAGCATCTGCGGGCATCTGCTCAAGCACAGACTGATCTAACCCTTGAATGCGAATTTTCTGTGACCTTTCTACGATCGATATCAATGCAAAACTGTTGTCCGGAAACCGCCCCCCCAGCAGCAATCGTTGGTACGCAAGCGGGAACGGCTCACCGCCCGTTTCGCGTGGGAATTGTGTAACGACTTCGTCCAGACGCAGGCCACCGGTGGCCATCACCTCCTCAAAAGACTGGTTCATCAGTCCTTCGAAATCGGCACCTCCGGGGAACTTTCCCAGATCCCGACCGATGCTGCTGCGGGCGTTTTTCCACCCCCACCATCCGGAGTAGAACGAATTCTCACCGATCTCACAGCAGATCCATCCATGGTCCGACCGACGGTAAACCATCAAGTAGGGGCGGATGCCTGCCATCGCCTCCGACTCGAGATATCCATCGGCTTTGCTCCAACCAGTAACAGAGTCTCGCAACAGGTCCGATCCTGCATCCCAAATATGGGTAAGTGGTTGTTGCTGTTGATAATAACTCCAACCACTCGATGCCTCATGAGAGAACCGAAGCAGGTTGTTCACGTGACCGGTTTGCCCGGTTACCCAAAGTTTGCCACGCGCCAGCAGATCCAACGCTTCGGGCAGCATTTCCTCACCATACGGTGTCAGCTGGTAATGGCGCCCCTCAATCACAAAAAACTTCTGACCGGCCGCTTCTTCAAGCTGCGTGATATGTCGACGCAAGGTCTGACGGGTGCTGTTCAGCTCCGTCACAGCATGGCTGAGGTTGAGCGTACGGGCGAGTGTCGTGAAGGAACGGATCATCTCATACAGCAGCGCAGGAGCGGACACAGGCGCTGGCGCCGCGTCAGCCGCGACAGGTAAAGGCGGCGAATCCGGTATGAGTGCGTTGACGTTCATTAGCGTCAGGGTAAATCAATCACCCACTAACGCAACAAAAATCATACACCTCAGGTTGATTTATTTTACCGACCGAGAGATATTTTTTACCGAAAATAAAATATCTAGCTAATTGAATGGATCGACAAATTTAGGCGACTAATGATGAAAGTCACAACCAGAGGTTAATGTATGTCCCATCCTGTTGATATTCACGTCGGTCGCAAACTGAAGCAGATCAGAACGCTAAGACGGCTGTCACAAACGGATGTTGCGCGAAAACTCGCACTGTCCTTCCAGCAGATCCAGAAATATGAGATCGGCTCCAACAGGATTGCAGCGAGCCGCCTCTTTGAACTGGCGCAGATTCTTGAAGTGCCGCCGTCCTATTTCTTTGAAGGTTTTCACGACAACGAGAACGCCGCCCCTCAAAAAGACCCCGGCATGGAAATCGTCAGCGCATTGGCCGCCATCAAAGACGATGAAATCAAAACGCGGATCGTGACGTTTATCGAAGACGTATCCGGTATGACTGTGGCCAAGCGCGGGTAGAATACCCTCGCACCTCAGATCAGGTCAAAGCGCGCCGAACAAGGTTAGCACCGGCGAACAAGAGCACGATAAGTGTCGCACGCTTGAACATCACCTGATCGATCCGGTCTACGACCCTGCCCCCGACCCACATACCCAAAACAGCGGGCAGAATTAGCAACACAGAAAAGGGTATGGTGTCACTCCGCAACACACCAGACCCGATATGCGCTCCGAAAAGCGCAAGTGACCCGGCACCATAAATCACGCCCTGCACCCGCATCTGATCTGCCTTGGGTGTACCCAGGGCCGTAAGATACATCACCGTCGGCGGACCCCAGACACCTGCAAACCCGCCCATGACACCGGCAATAGCACCCACAGCAATCTCAACGCGCGCACTGCGCCTGCTGAGCGAAAAGGCAAAGCCCAAGAGCTGGATGAAGGCGTAAGCAAAGGTCGGTATGCCGATCGCAAGCAACAGTACTGTGTCCGGCACGATGCGCACTGTCTGCGCGGCAGCAACCAGTGTGATTCCACCTGCGATCAGAAAATAGTGGAAGTCCTTGATAGACCGCCACGCCGCCTGCGGCCCGTGACGCAGCGACTGCATGGTATTGGTAACCAACGTGGGAATAATGAGTCCCGCCAGCGCGAGTTCCGGCGCAAGAAACAGCGTCAGGCCGGAAATCAGAACAAGCGGCATTGCAAAACCGACCACGCCTTTGACGAATCCCGCGCAAAAAGCGATACCTAGGGCCCATATGAAGGTGAGTGGTCCCAGAAACGGGAAAAGAACGTCCATGGCCCTACATAGCACCTCTGAAACGGGGTGCACGGCCAAAGTGGTCGCGCAATTTTCGAACAAATTGACGCAGCAAAAAGTATCTTTATTGTGCTGCGCTTGCGAAGGCGGTATCTGCATTGCAGAAAATCAGAGGGTATACACATGGCACATGACGGTCAGGATATGACATTGGCGCAGGCTCCGGTTCTGCTGGAAGACTTGTTGGGATTGACCGCTGCTGCTGTGCCGCCGGTCGAGGCGCTTTTAGAGAAAGCCAAGACAAGCGTGCGGGGCATGGTCAGTAAAGATGGTCGTGTCTCTGCCGGTTTGATCGAAGCGCACCAGACAGCCGCTCATGGTCTTGCCTGGCTTGCGACATACGCCCAGTCCCTGCGTGAGATGCAGCGGTGGGCCGAAGCGCTTCAGTCTGAGGGCAAGTTTGGCGAGACCGAACAACTGATCCACCAGATCGCCTTTGGTGAATACCTTTGGCAGATCTATGGCGGCATTCAAATGAACCAGGGCGAGATTCTGCGCCTGCAGGATCTGGGGCTAAGCCAGGAGGACATGCGCGGCCTGATGAAGCCCGCAATCCAGACGCTGACGATGGGCGGCAACACCCAGAACGCACGCACCCGTCTTGTCGAGCTGATGCAGGAACATTCTGCAAACGTCAGCGTCGGGAACACCGGTCTGGATGAAGAACTGGAAATGATTCGGGAGCAGTTCCGCCGCTATGCCGTTGAAAAGGTCGAACCCTTCGCACATGAATGGCACCTCAAGGATGAGCTGATCCCGATGGAGATCATCGAAGAGCTGGCTGAGATGGGTGTTTTCGGCCTGACCATCCCCGAAGAATTTGGTGGGCTGGGTCTGTCCAAAGCCTCCATGTGCGTTGTCTCCGAAGAGCTATCGCGCGGATATATTGGTGTCGGTTCTCTCGGCACGCGCTCCGAAATTGCGGCAGAGCTGATCATCGCAGGCGGCACGCAGGAGCAGAAAGAAAAGTGGTTGCCGCGTCTGGCCTCTGCCGAGACATTGCCAACAGCGGTATTCACCGAGCCGAACACAGGCTCCGACCTTGGCAGCCTGCGCACCCGCGCAACGAAGGACGGTGACGATTACAAGATCACCGGCAACAAAACGTGGATCACACACGCGGCGCGGACCCACATCATGACATTGCTGGCACGCACCGACCCCGAGACGTCAGATTACAAGGGACTGTCGATGTTCCTCGCCGAGAAAACACCCGGCGACGATGCAAACCCTTTCCCGACCGATGGCATGACCGGCGGCGAAATCGAGGTCCTCGGTTATCGCGGCATGAAGGAATACGAGCTGGCCTTCGACGGTTTCCACGTCAAAGGAGAGAACCTGCTGGGCGGCGAAGAGGGCAAGGGTTTCAAACAGCTGATGGAGACCTTTGAAAGCGCCCGCATCCAGACCGCAGCACGGGCCATCGGTGTGGCACAATCCGCGCTCGATATCTCAATGCAATATGCGCAGGACCGAAAACAGTTCGGCAAGTCGCTGATCAACTTCCCCCGTGTGTCATCAAAGCTTGCGATGATGGCAGTGGAGATCATGGTGGCCCGCCAGCTGACCTATTTCAGCGCGTTCGAAAAGGACGAAGGACGCCGCTGCGATGTCGAGGCCGGCATGGCGAAACTGCTTGGTGCACGTGTTGCATGGGCTGCGTCAGACAACGGACTGCAAATCCATGGCGGCAATGGTTTTGCGTTGGAATACAAGATCAGCCGCGTGCTGTGCGACGCGCGTATTCTCAACATTTTTGAAGGTGCTGCCGAAATTCAAGCGCAGGTCATTGCGCGGCGCATTCTTGGCTAAAACGAAAACAGCGTCGAGGGGGAGCAGAGCCTTTTAGCTCCCCCTTGTCACAGTCATATTCGGAGCCGTATCACAGACGAATGAAACGTGCCCGCCTCTCCCGTGATAACTGGATAACCGCCGGATTTGACGCCTGTTCCACAGGCGGCCCGAATGCGCTGGCTGCCGAACCCCTGGCCCGCGCCCTTGGCACAACCAAGGGGTCTTTTTACTGGCATTTCAAAGATGTTCCAGCTTTTCAAGACGCCATACTGGCAACCTGGCAAGAGCAGGCGCTGGGTGAAATAATTGTCCTGTTGGAAGAAGAGGGCGACGCCGACAAACGGTTGCGTAGCTTCGGGCATATTGTCCTCGCTTCCAAACTGGAACCGCAGCTGCGTATCTGGGCACAAAATGACAGCCGCGCGGCTAGAGTACTGGCAGAAGTGGATGCCGAAAGGCTTGCTTATCTAGCGCGGCTTTTGGGCCTATTGGGTTTGCGCAATCCTGATTTCGCACGCGCCTTGCAGGCCGCGTTGACCGGCATTCCCTTGTTATCCGCAAAACCCGACACCGCGCCGTTTGAGGCGCTTGTGGATACCGTTCTGGCGCTGGCGTAGATCGTTTTGCCAGGCCATATCGCTCTTGCCGTTATCCTAATGCTGACGCTTTTTCAGCGTGACGAAACATTGCGCAGCTACGGGGGCGCCGGCCACGAGTGGCAATTGATCGAAATGAACGGGGACACTTTCGACGGTCAGGCAACTCTGACCTTTCCGACCCGTAACGTCATCGCAGGGCGCGGCCCCTGCAACAGCTACCAAAGCCGCAACGCAGTGCCGTTTCCCTGGTTTGGAGCAGAGCCCATCAGGTCAACGCGAATGGCCTGCCCGTCCCTCGCGCAGGAGACAGAATTCTTTAACGCGCTTCAGGCAGCAACGATTGCAAAAGTAACAGACGGGTTACTGGTTCTGTCGAATGACGAGACCGATCTTTTGGTGTTCAAAGCTGGCGATTGAACGCATCAATCAACCGTCCGCGTGCTGTGGGCAGGGGCTTGTCACCCAGATCACGCGCCAAATGATGTGTCAGAAAATATCCGGTTGTCTTGAACGCTTTCGAGATTTCCGCGTCAGATGCATCGCCCTCATTGCGCAAGACTTCCGGCAAAGGTAGCAGCTTGTCTGCCCACTCTCCCGCGCCTTCGGCCGATACAGCGCGTCCTGATTTGGGTGACACATAAACCAAGCCTTCGGTGGCACCCGTCACAGCGCAACAACTCAGATCAAGCCCGTAACCCATTTCCTCCAGCAGTTTTAGTTCCCACTGCAGATAGGCCAGCGGCCACAGCTCGCCTTGGCCGAGCAAATCCAACAACGCCTCTGTCCGGGCATAAAGAGGAGCGTGGGCCTCCCGCTCCGGCAGGCAGAAAGACAGCAACGCCGTCACCGCGTTCAGTCCTGCCAAAGACAACCTGTCCCCCATGGCCGCCGCCGCACGACTGCGCACCGGCTCAACCGTAAAAGTCCCTATGTGGTCTTCCAGACGGGCGCGCCAGACAACATCAAGCTGCGCACCCGGTTGCAAAATCGGCGCAATCTTGCGGCTTGTACCACCACGTACAATGCCTGCGTGACGCCCCTGTTCCGGAGTGAAGACTTCGATGATCGCCGACGTCTCGCCATGCCTGCGGTTACTCAGCAAAATGCCCTGCCCGCGCCACTCCATTATTCCAGCCCTTCGGCATCCAGCAGATGGCGCCCTTGGCGGTCCTCGACCTCGATCACCCAAAGGTCAGGATCAAATCCGCGTTGCCGCGTGACAGTATCATCGACATCGCGTTCTTCTCCGCTGGTAAGCTCTACCCAGCGCCGTTCGCCGGACATCAGGTCAAAGGACCGCTGAAAGAGCACCGCCTGCCCGTCAAGCGTTGCCAGCTTAACCAGCACAGCACCACCGGTGTCATCTCCATGCGCGACGACGAAAGCCGGGATGTCATATACCGACAGACGGGCCAGATAGGCATCGACCCAAAAACGCGCGGTCAGCCGTGCCATGTCACGTCCCGCCTCACTTGGCCACGAACCCAATCCTGCACGTTTATAGAGCGCACCATCCGCTCAATTGTTACCGTCTTTGAAGTCCAGCCCCATCTCGGTGTAGCGCTCGGCTTCGTCCAGCCAGTTTGATCTCACCTTTACTTGCAGGAACAGGTGGATGCGTCGGCCAAGAAACTCTTCCAATTCCTCGCGGGAGGCTTTGCTCACGGCCTTGATTGTCTCACCCTTGTTGCCAAGGACGATACCCTTGTGACCATCGCGTATCACGTAGATCAGCTGGTCAATCCGTGCAGAGCCATCTGGGCGTTCTTCCCAGTTCTCGGTCTCGACCGTCAGCTGATATGGCAGTTCCTGATGCAGCCGCAGCGTCAGCTTTTCGCGGGTCATCTCTGCGGCAATCATGCGCATGGGCAGATCGGCAATCTGGTCTTCGGGATAAAGCCAAGGACCCTCAGGCAACTCACCTGCAAGCCAGTGGCGCAGGGTATCCACACCGTGGCCGCGTTCCGCTGAAATCATAAATGTTTCTGCAAAAGGGTAACGTTCATTCAGGTTCTTCGACAGTCCCAGCAACACAGGCGCATCAACGCGATCGATCTTGTTGATGGCCAGCGCCACTTTGCGCCCTTCGCCGATATCGGCCAAACCCTCAAGGATGCGCTCCACCCCTTCGGTGACACCGCGGTTTGCCTCCACCAGCAGAACAACTAAATCAGCGTCCGCCGCTCCGCCCCAAGCAGCCGCGACCATGGCGCGATCCAGACGGCGACGCGGTTGAAACAAACCGGGCGTGTCAACAAACACAATCTGCGCGGCACCTTCCATCGCCACACCACGAATGCGCGCGCGGGTTGTCTGTACCTTGTGCGTCACGATCGAGACCTTGGCCCCGACCATGCGGTTCAGTAGCGTCGACTTGCCGGCGTTCGGCTCTCCGATCAGGGCGACGAAACCGGCCCTCGTGTCGGCGGGGGCGGATGTGCTCATGTGTCGTTCTCCAGTTGCGCCAAAAGCGAGGTTGCTGCGGCCTGTTCGGCTGCACGTTTCGAAGGGGCCATCGCCTGCGCTTCTTCTCCGGTCTCTAGCCGTGCTGCGATGGTAAAAACGGGTGCGTGGTCAGGGCCACTGCGGTCCGTCTGCACATATTTGGGCGGTTGCAGTTTGCGGGCCTGTGCCCATTCCTGCAACGCGGTTTTGGCATCCCGCGCATCGTCTTCCACAGTGTCTACACGGCTGCCCCACAGCTGCAGGATCATCGCCATTGCCGCATCAAAACCAGCATCCAGATAGACCGCTGCGATAACCGCCTCTATGGCGTCACCCAAAAGTGCCATCTTGCGACGCCCGCCCGAGATCATCTCGGACCGGCCCAGCTTCAGCACTTTGCCCAGATCAATCTCGCGCGCAACTTCCGCGCAGGTTTCCTTGCGCACCAGTGCATTGAAACGCGGCGCAAGCTGCCCTTCGCTGGCACCCGGATCACGTTCAAGCAGGGCTTGGGCCATCACAAGACCAAGCACACGGTCGCCCAGAAATTCCAGCCGCTGGTTGTCGTCACGGTTGGCCGAAGACATGGAGGCGTGAGTCACCGCACGAACCAGGAGTGCGGGATCGGAAAACTGGTGTCCGATGCGCCCTTCAAAGGCCTTGAGATCGCCGCTCAGCTTCATTCAACCCCTTTGAAAAAGCGGTCGCTGCGCCATGTCCAGAAATACAGCATCGACGTGCCGGCAGAGCTGAACATGATCCGATCAGCGCGGCCAATCAGGTTTTCATAGGGTACAAATCCAACACCACCCACCTGCTGCGCCAGACGGCTGTCAGCAGAATTGTCGCGGTTGTCGCCCATAAAGAAGTAATGCCCTTCGGGCACAGTGTAGACGCCTGTTCGATCCGATTGCTGATCCGCGATGTTCAGGACGGAATAGCTGACACCATTTGGCAGCGTTTCAATCTGGCGTGACTTTTCACACGTGCCGCCTTCGCCTACAGGGCCGTTTTCACAGCGGGGGCGCAGACGTTGTGGCCCTTGCGCGGCCATTTCCTCTGTAAAGACACCCGTATCTTCCCGCGCAACCGCTTCGCCGTTCAGATGCAAAACGCCCGCTTTCATTTGTACCGTATCGCCCGGCAGACCAATTAGACGCTTGATGTAGTCACGGCCCGACACTGGGTGACGGAACACCACGACGTCACCGCGCTCAGGTTCACCGCCCCAAAGGCGGGTGTTGTCCCCGTCAAAGCTTCCACAGATGTCACGCGAATCTACTTCGATTCCAAAACGCGGCAGCATCAGCGACGGACAGGATGCGTAGGAATAGCCATAGGCCATCTTGTTCACGAACAGGAAATCACCAATCAGAAGCGTTTCTTTCATGGAGCCGGACGGAATCCAGAACGGCTGAAAAAACAGGGTGCGGAAAATGCCCGCGATCAGCAAAGCATAGACAATTGTCTTGATCGTTTCGACAAAGGCATTGCCGGATTTTTCCTTGTCGGCCATGCCGCATCCTTTTGGTTCAGGTTTTGGGTTACATGCGGGCGGGACGCAGTGCTGTCAAGGTGGGGTCGTCGCAATCGGCAAAGCCTCGATCACGACAAAGGCCTGCGCCCAGGGATGATCGTCTGTCAGCGTGACATGTATGACCGCTTCATGACCATCGGGCGTCATGCTGGCCAAGCGTTCTGCCGCCCATCCCGTGACCTTCATCACCGGTTGACCCGTGCGCAGATTGCTTACGGCCATGTCGCGCCATGAGATGCCCATGCGAAGCCCCGTTCCAAGCGCCTTTGAACATGCCTCCTTGGCAGCCCAGCGCTTCGCATAAGTGCCGGCCACATCCTTGCGCCGCTCTGCTTTGGCCTGCTCAATCTCGGTAAAGACACGGTTTCGGAACCTGTCGCCAAAGCGGTCAAGCGTGCCCTGTATCCGCTCGATGTTGGCCAGATCAGTACCGATCCCGAGGATCATTCTTTATTGCCGGATTGGGGACTATCCAGGCGGTAAAGGTGATTGACCATCTCGGCGTGGACACCACCCGAATAATCAAAAGCACCACCGCAAGCCGCGTGAAACTGTGGCAGGCTCAGGTCCGGGAAACGGAACATCTCATCGTCAATGTATTCCTGCTCGGCCCCGAAAATGACCCGATCGATGCCCGCCCAGCGCATCGCGGCGAGACACATCTCGCAAGGCTGGCATGACGAGATAAGCGTGCACCCCTTCAATCGACGGGTGCCCAAAGCCGCAGCCGCTTTGCCGATGGTGACGACTTCGGCGTGGCGGGTCGGATCCTGATCCTGTTTTGCAGTGTTCCGCCCACGCACCAACTCGCGCCCTTCATGCAGGATCGCAGCCGTAAAGGATGGCTTGCCTTCAGAAGCCCCAATCTCGGCAGCCCAAGCGTTGATGCTTTGCATGACCTCACGCTCCAGCGCGGTAGGCTCAACGGTGCCGGTCATGCGCGTGCGGCGTCCATCAGGCGGCGCATTTCGCGGATCGCAGGGTCAAGCCCGCGAAAAATCGCCTCACCAATCAGAAAATGCCCGATGTTGAGCTCTTTTACCTCTGGAAATGCCGCAACCGGTGTGACGGTGTCGTAGGTCAGGCCGTGGCCGACATGTACCTCAAGCCCGAGATCATGGGCAAAGGCGGACATTTCGCGCATCTTCTCCAGCTCGGCGTTTGATTCATCCATCCGCCCTTCGGCAAAGGCATCGCAATAGGCACCGCTGTGCAACTCGATCACTTGCGCCCCAATGCGGTTCGCCGCTTCGATTTGCCGTTTGTCCGCAGCAATGAAGATCGACACACGACTACCCGCTTCCCGCAAAGGCGCAATAAAGTGGGCAAGACGGTTTTCCTCACGTGCAACTTCCAGACCACCTTCGGTCGTCCGCTCTTCGCGCTTTTCCGGCACAATGCAGACTGCGTGGGGTTTGTGACGCAGCGCGATTTGCTGCATCTCATCAGTCGCAGCCATCTCGAAGTTAAGCGGTACGCTAAGCCCTTCCATCAGCCCTTCAATGTCGGCATCCGAGATGTGGCGGCGGTCTTCGCGCAGGTGGGCGGTGATGCCGTCGGCACCGGCTTCTTCCGCAATCTTTGCCGCCTTCAGCGGATCAGGGTACGCACCACCGCGTGCGTTGCGCACAGTTGCGACATGGTCAATGTTCACACCCAAGCGCAGTTTTTCCGTAGATCCCATATCGCGTCCTTTCTATTTCACTTCGTCCGCCCGGCGTTTTGCATCCGCCTTGGCAGCCGTCTTCTGTTTCAGCGCCTCGAATTTGGCCTTGATCAGTCCGCGCCTGCGTTTCTGATAGGCCTGAAGCAAAGGTACAGACAGGTAATACGCAATAGTGGCGCAAATCACGCCGGGTACAATGCCGCCGATGAGATATGGATAAAAGACGTCACGGGAAAAGATCGACAGGCCAGACCAATCCACGCGGTCATCGGTGAAAATTGCCACGAAGTTGTGCCACAGATCACTGCCAGCGTCGCCGAACTTGCGGCTGAGTGTGCGCAACTCTCCCTCTTCCAGCTCGGTCCCCAGAATGAGGTGGCCGGTCTTCAGCGATGACAGTGCGATGAAAACAAAGGTCAGCGGGTTGCCGACGAAGGTCGCCATGACTGCGGCAAGCATGTTGCCTTTCATGAGCCGTGCCAGCAATGCCGCCGCCACAATGTGGAAACCGAAAAGCGGCGTGAAGGTAACGAAGACACCCGCCCAAACACCACGCGCAATGCGCTGCGGGCTGTCAGGCAACCGTTTCATCCGGTGTTTGACATAGTGAAATGCACGCGCCCAACCGCCGCGCGGCCACAAAAACTCGGCCATCGCACGCAATGTCGGTTTCGGATCGCGGCGTTTGAAAATCAAGTCATCTATCCCGGGTTCGTCTGTCGCTGCCAAATGGCGGGCTATCAGGTCTCAAAGTCATCTCGTGGGCGATTGCGCGTCAATTTTGCGATATCGCTCAATCGCGGCAACATCGCTTTCGGCCTCAAGCGTCAGCATAAGCGAATGCAGATGTGCCACATCCCGCAAATCCAGATAGATCAAAATCCGGTAAAAATCAGGCTTCCGCTCAAGAAACTCAAGATCAGAGATATTGGCGGAGGCTTCGCCGATCAAGGTGCAGATGCGCCCCAAAACGCCAGCGCCGTTGCCCACCGTCAAATCAATCACGGTGCTATAGACGGCTGGATGGTTCCCGTCATGCCAACGCAGGTCGATCCAGCGGTCCGGCTGGTCCTCATAGTCGGACAGGCAGGCGCAATCGATCGTGTGAACCGTCACCCCCTCGCCGCGGAATGTGATGCCCACGATCCGTTCGCCCGGCAGCGGGTTGCAGCAGGGAGAGCGGGAGAATGACTGCCCTGGTTCCAGACCGACAACAGCACGCTTTGCATCAATCTGTTCACCTTTGCTGGGCGTGATATCGGCATAAACAGATTGGACAACCTCGCGGCCCGTAATCTCTGAGCTGCCGAGCTGGGCCAGCAGGGCCTGTGCGCTGTCGATCCGCATGTTCTTCGCTGCTGTGCGCAGTACCTTGTCCGTTGCCCGTTTCCCCACTTGGGCAAAGGCCGAACGGGCAAGCTCCTGACCCAATTTGACAAAGCGTGCACGGTCTTCTTCGCGCAAGGACCGTCGGATCGCGGATTTGGCTTTGCCCGTGGTGGCAATATCAAGCCATGTCGGTTGCGGGGTCTGGCCCTGCGCACGAATAATCTCAATCGACTGGCCATTCTTGACACGGGTCCACAGCGGCACGCGCATTCCGTCGATCTTGGCCCCCACACAATCGTTCCCGATACGTGTGTGGATGGCATAGGCGAAATCGATTGGCGTGGCACCACGCGGCAGTTTGACCACCTCGCCTTTGGGCGTAAAACAGAACACCTGATCCGCATACATCTCAAGCTTGACCGCTTCGAGAAAGTCTTCGTGGTTTTCTTCGGCGTTGAATTGCTCGGATAGTTGTGAAATCCACTTGGCCGGATCAACGGCAAACGGGTTCCGCGAACGTTTACCATCGCGGTAGGACCAATGCGCGGCAACACCCGTCTCGGCCACATCGTGCATCTGGCGCGTTCTGATCTGCACCTCGACACGCTTGCCGTCACGGCCCGACACCGTGGTGTGAATTGAACGGTACCCGTTTGATTTCGGCTGGCTGATATA
The Sulfitobacter noctilucicola genome window above contains:
- the era gene encoding GTPase Era; its protein translation is MSTSAPADTRAGFVALIGEPNAGKSTLLNRMVGAKVSIVTHKVQTTRARIRGVAMEGAAQIVFVDTPGLFQPRRRLDRAMVAAAWGGAADADLVVLLVEANRGVTEGVERILEGLADIGEGRKVALAINKIDRVDAPVLLGLSKNLNERYPFAETFMISAERGHGVDTLRHWLAGELPEGPWLYPEDQIADLPMRMIAAEMTREKLTLRLHQELPYQLTVETENWEERPDGSARIDQLIYVIRDGHKGIVLGNKGETIKAVSKASREELEEFLGRRIHLFLQVKVRSNWLDEAERYTEMGLDFKDGNN
- a CDS encoding TetR/AcrR family transcriptional regulator; this encodes MKRARLSRDNWITAGFDACSTGGPNALAAEPLARALGTTKGSFYWHFKDVPAFQDAILATWQEQALGEIIVLLEEEGDADKRLRSFGHIVLASKLEPQLRIWAQNDSRAARVLAEVDAERLAYLARLLGLLGLRNPDFARALQAALTGIPLLSAKPDTAPFEALVDTVLALA
- a CDS encoding sulfite exporter TauE/SafE family protein: MDVLFPFLGPLTFIWALGIAFCAGFVKGVVGFAMPLVLISGLTLFLAPELALAGLIIPTLVTNTMQSLRHGPQAAWRSIKDFHYFLIAGGITLVAAAQTVRIVPDTVLLLAIGIPTFAYAFIQLLGFAFSLSRRSARVEIAVGAIAGVMGGFAGVWGPPTVMYLTALGTPKADQMRVQGVIYGAGSLALFGAHIGSGVLRSDTIPFSVLLILPAVLGMWVGGRVVDRIDQVMFKRATLIVLLFAGANLVRRALT
- a CDS encoding LysR family transcriptional regulator; protein product: MNVNALIPDSPPLPVAADAAPAPVSAPALLYEMIRSFTTLARTLNLSHAVTELNSTRQTLRRHITQLEEAAGQKFFVIEGRHYQLTPYGEEMLPEALDLLARGKLWVTGQTGHVNNLLRFSHEASSGWSYYQQQQPLTHIWDAGSDLLRDSVTGWSKADGYLESEAMAGIRPYLMVYRRSDHGWICCEIGENSFYSGWWGWKNARSSIGRDLGKFPGGADFEGLMNQSFEEVMATGGLRLDEVVTQFPRETGGEPFPLAYQRLLLGGRFPDNSFALISIVERSQKIRIQGLDQSVLEQMPADAQVDYRR
- a CDS encoding META domain-containing protein; protein product: MLTLFQRDETLRSYGGAGHEWQLIEMNGDTFDGQATLTFPTRNVIAGRGPCNSYQSRNAVPFPWFGAEPIRSTRMACPSLAQETEFFNALQAATIAKVTDGLLVLSNDETDLLVFKAGD
- the recO gene encoding DNA repair protein RecO, whose protein sequence is MEWRGQGILLSNRRHGETSAIIEVFTPEQGRHAGIVRGGTSRKIAPILQPGAQLDVVWRARLEDHIGTFTVEPVRSRAAAAMGDRLSLAGLNAVTALLSFCLPEREAHAPLYARTEALLDLLGQGELWPLAYLQWELKLLEEMGYGLDLSCCAVTGATEGLVYVSPKSGRAVSAEGAGEWADKLLPLPEVLRNEGDASDAEISKAFKTTGYFLTHHLARDLGDKPLPTARGRLIDAFNRQL
- a CDS encoding acyl-CoA dehydrogenase family protein, translated to MAHDGQDMTLAQAPVLLEDLLGLTAAAVPPVEALLEKAKTSVRGMVSKDGRVSAGLIEAHQTAAHGLAWLATYAQSLREMQRWAEALQSEGKFGETEQLIHQIAFGEYLWQIYGGIQMNQGEILRLQDLGLSQEDMRGLMKPAIQTLTMGGNTQNARTRLVELMQEHSANVSVGNTGLDEELEMIREQFRRYAVEKVEPFAHEWHLKDELIPMEIIEELAEMGVFGLTIPEEFGGLGLSKASMCVVSEELSRGYIGVGSLGTRSEIAAELIIAGGTQEQKEKWLPRLASAETLPTAVFTEPNTGSDLGSLRTRATKDGDDYKITGNKTWITHAARTHIMTLLARTDPETSDYKGLSMFLAEKTPGDDANPFPTDGMTGGEIEVLGYRGMKEYELAFDGFHVKGENLLGGEEGKGFKQLMETFESARIQTAARAIGVAQSALDISMQYAQDRKQFGKSLINFPRVSSKLAMMAVEIMVARQLTYFSAFEKDEGRRCDVEAGMAKLLGARVAWAASDNGLQIHGGNGFALEYKISRVLCDARILNIFEGAAEIQAQVIARRILG
- a CDS encoding DUF1491 family protein, producing the protein MARLTARFWVDAYLARLSVYDIPAFVVAHGDDTGGAVLVKLATLDGQAVLFQRSFDLMSGERRWVELTSGEERDVDDTVTRQRGFDPDLWVIEVEDRQGRHLLDAEGLE
- a CDS encoding helix-turn-helix domain-containing protein produces the protein MSHPVDIHVGRKLKQIRTLRRLSQTDVARKLALSFQQIQKYEIGSNRIAASRLFELAQILEVPPSYFFEGFHDNENAAPQKDPGMEIVSALAAIKDDEIKTRIVTFIEDVSGMTVAKRG